In Fodinibius saliphilus, a genomic segment contains:
- a CDS encoding DUF432 domain-containing protein, with amino-acid sequence MNENIWGNISLIDQGKRYFSIGDLHLWLAYQNDEIWISYAYESDLEGPVDRDHPPKNAEWSRWAHKISSSELNIRPVFPDLPLVVHSEYTLKISPKTQIQIYTRIPIWVRISIADNDYQLIELPTAKLSRTWFGTPTEGELCYHAVTKARRDLSDVEQKPYLVSCPITISNRSEGELNFEHFCFRVERLSMYGYNNAFWADETQIIFQGEDLNSDVIMTGKLYDGITKDQLLSPPRKNIQKSLATRTFKIFEDALTFGR; translated from the coding sequence ATGAATGAAAATATCTGGGGTAATATTTCCCTTATAGATCAAGGGAAACGATACTTTTCGATAGGAGATCTTCATCTTTGGTTAGCTTATCAAAATGATGAAATATGGATTTCCTATGCGTATGAATCGGATCTGGAAGGGCCGGTGGATCGAGATCACCCACCCAAAAATGCAGAATGGTCGCGCTGGGCTCATAAAATCAGTTCCAGTGAGCTAAATATTCGTCCGGTATTTCCTGATTTGCCGTTGGTCGTTCATTCTGAATATACACTTAAAATTAGTCCTAAAACCCAGATCCAGATCTATACCCGCATTCCCATCTGGGTACGCATTTCTATTGCTGATAATGACTATCAACTTATAGAGTTACCTACTGCTAAGTTATCGAGAACATGGTTCGGCACCCCCACAGAAGGAGAGCTTTGTTACCATGCTGTTACTAAGGCTCGCCGTGATTTGTCGGACGTTGAACAAAAGCCATATTTAGTAAGTTGTCCTATTACTATTTCAAATCGGTCTGAGGGGGAGTTGAACTTTGAACATTTCTGTTTTCGGGTAGAGCGACTAAGTATGTACGGATACAATAATGCGTTTTGGGCTGATGAAACCCAGATAATTTTTCAGGGTGAGGATCTTAACAGTGATGTTATTATGACCGGGAAATTATATGATGGAATAACAAAGGATCAGTTGTTATCTCCTCCTCGCAAGAACATACAAAAGAGTTTGGCAACACGGACCTTCAAAATTTTTGAAGATGCATTAACCTTCGGACGATAG
- the serS gene encoding serine--tRNA ligase, whose translation MLDVTYIRENAEKVKQAMQDKGEPNSDVVDKVINVDEQWRSLVQETDQLRSESNDKAKKIGELMGQGKKEEAQEIIEYTSKLKEDIKDKEVELRSLRKHREDLLLQIPNVPHESVPVGKTEEDNEVFKSWGEPDKEEWRKPHWELVEEQGWVDFERGSKVTGAGFPFYVGPIARLQRALINYFLNTAAENGYTELQVPYFVNEDSARGTGQIPDKEDMMYEIPRDGFFTIPTAEVPITNFHRDEIIDKDELPLYYAGYTPCWRREAGSYGKDVRGLNRLHQFDKVELVKMVHPDTAYDELENLREYAESLLEALDIPYRTLLMCTGDMGFTQTKKYDLEVWSPGQQRWLEVSSCSNFGGFQARRMMLRYRKDDGDTEVLHTLNGSGLALPRVVAAILEIYQQEDGSILVPDVLQSFMGTDIITS comes from the coding sequence ATGCTGGACGTCACATACATTCGAGAAAATGCCGAAAAAGTTAAACAGGCGATGCAGGATAAAGGAGAACCTAATTCTGATGTTGTTGATAAGGTGATTAATGTTGATGAGCAGTGGCGTTCGCTGGTGCAAGAAACCGATCAGCTTCGAAGCGAAAGCAACGATAAAGCCAAGAAGATTGGTGAGTTAATGGGGCAGGGCAAAAAAGAGGAAGCCCAAGAGATTATTGAGTATACCAGCAAGTTAAAAGAAGATATTAAAGACAAGGAAGTAGAACTTCGGTCTTTAAGAAAACATCGTGAAGACCTGTTGCTTCAGATACCGAATGTCCCACATGAGTCTGTCCCGGTAGGTAAAACAGAGGAAGATAATGAAGTTTTCAAAAGCTGGGGCGAACCCGATAAAGAGGAATGGCGAAAACCCCATTGGGAATTGGTTGAAGAGCAGGGATGGGTCGATTTTGAACGAGGATCTAAAGTTACGGGTGCTGGTTTTCCTTTTTATGTGGGACCTATTGCCCGTCTCCAGCGTGCTCTGATTAATTACTTTCTGAATACAGCTGCTGAGAACGGATATACTGAACTACAGGTTCCTTATTTTGTGAATGAGGATTCAGCACGTGGTACGGGACAAATTCCTGATAAGGAAGATATGATGTATGAGATTCCGAGGGATGGTTTTTTCACTATACCCACTGCAGAAGTACCAATAACAAACTTTCACCGGGATGAGATTATTGATAAAGATGAACTTCCTCTCTATTATGCTGGCTACACTCCTTGCTGGCGAAGAGAGGCCGGATCTTATGGTAAAGATGTGCGGGGTTTAAATCGGTTGCATCAGTTCGATAAAGTAGAACTGGTAAAGATGGTGCATCCTGATACTGCTTATGATGAGCTGGAGAACCTGCGCGAGTATGCTGAGTCATTGTTAGAAGCTCTTGATATTCCCTACCGTACATTATTGATGTGTACTGGAGATATGGGCTTTACCCAGACAAAGAAGTATGATCTTGAAGTATGGAGCCCGGGCCAGCAGCGCTGGCTTGAAGTTAGTTCTTGCTCTAATTTTGGAGGTTTTCAGGCACGCCGTATGATGCTTCGGTATCGTAAAGATGATGGAGATACAGAAGTATTGCATACACTGAATGGTTCAGGGTTAGCCCTGCCAAGGGTCGTAGCCGCGATATTGGAAATTTATCAACAGGAAGATGGAAGTATTCTTGTACCCGATGTGTTACAGTCTTTTATGGGGACAGATATTATTACTTCGTAG
- a CDS encoding Lrp/AsnC family transcriptional regulator yields the protein MAQGLDEIDIKILKHLQKHGRAQRNRLAEIVHLSVPSVSERMRKLEEKELIQGYHAVLDSKRFKFDITAFVFVEVDGSENYPKFIDSATEEPEILECHSITGDGSHILKIRTENTASFEKLLSQIQSWPGVSKSRSNVVLSSFKETAELPIENTFEPK from the coding sequence ATGGCACAAGGACTGGATGAGATTGACATTAAAATACTGAAACATTTACAAAAACACGGTCGTGCCCAGCGTAACAGACTTGCTGAAATTGTGCACCTCTCTGTACCCTCTGTTTCGGAGCGAATGCGCAAGCTTGAAGAGAAGGAACTGATTCAGGGATATCATGCAGTACTGGATTCCAAAAGATTCAAGTTTGATATTACCGCTTTTGTATTTGTCGAAGTCGATGGGTCCGAAAACTATCCCAAGTTTATTGATTCTGCTACTGAGGAACCTGAAATTCTGGAGTGCCATTCTATTACTGGTGATGGCTCTCATATCCTAAAAATTCGAACAGAAAATACCGCTTCATTTGAGAAACTACTTTCCCAAATCCAATCTTGGCCCGGGGTAAGTAAAAGTCGTTCGAATGTAGTATTAAGTAGTTTTAAAGAAACGGCTGAATTGCCCATTGAAAATACATTTGAACCCAAATAA
- the rpoN gene encoding RNA polymerase factor sigma-54, producing MNQKQSQQQRLSPQQIQYIKLLQLPTIALEQRIKEELEENPVLEEAEREDSLEELDQSEWEAEESSEDELEPVDQNEEIDWEEFMNNTEYEGENYSGGSGYAGGGGDQTWRDLPNPYHESLLEELEQQVSLLNFDEEQKLIANQILGSLDQDGYFRREIEAVVDNIAFNEGTLTNKEEVEKVRKEIQRLDPIGIASRDLRDCLLVQLEMLGDDSEGRQIAIEMLRDYWELFEKKHFKKLKKKLNVADEQLKAAFDYIKGLDPKPGGGGNVVDDTQNYIEPDFEVYYQPAARDQNGQEREGDFVIQLNNGNVPPLRISPRYKEMWDDLKKKKKKSKQNKETKNFIKSKIESAQWFIDSIRQRQNTLMNTMQTIVALQENFFKHGEGLKPMILKDIADRVNLDISTISRVVNGKYVQTHFGVFELKYFFSEGLETVDGEEVSSREVKNAVQEIVDNEDKQKPLSDQAIADKLKSQGYKVARRTVSKYREKLNIPVARLRKQIC from the coding sequence ATGAATCAGAAACAGTCGCAGCAGCAGCGGCTGTCGCCACAGCAGATACAGTATATTAAACTGCTGCAGCTCCCCACCATAGCTCTGGAGCAACGCATAAAAGAAGAGCTGGAAGAAAACCCTGTGTTAGAAGAGGCTGAAAGAGAAGATTCACTTGAGGAGCTTGACCAGTCTGAATGGGAAGCAGAGGAAAGTTCAGAAGATGAGCTTGAACCCGTTGATCAGAATGAAGAGATCGACTGGGAAGAGTTCATGAATAACACTGAATATGAAGGGGAGAATTATAGCGGGGGATCCGGTTATGCTGGCGGTGGAGGAGATCAGACGTGGCGCGATCTTCCTAATCCATATCATGAATCGCTTTTAGAAGAGTTGGAACAACAAGTGAGCCTGCTCAACTTTGATGAAGAGCAGAAGCTTATTGCCAATCAAATATTAGGTTCACTTGATCAAGATGGATATTTCCGACGCGAAATTGAAGCAGTGGTAGATAATATTGCTTTTAATGAGGGAACACTGACCAACAAAGAGGAGGTTGAGAAAGTACGTAAAGAGATTCAGCGATTAGATCCGATAGGTATTGCATCTCGTGATTTGAGGGATTGTCTGTTGGTTCAACTTGAGATGCTCGGGGATGACTCTGAAGGCAGACAGATCGCTATTGAAATGTTGCGTGATTACTGGGAGCTCTTTGAGAAAAAGCATTTCAAGAAATTAAAGAAAAAGCTTAATGTAGCTGATGAACAGCTAAAGGCCGCTTTTGATTATATTAAAGGTTTAGATCCCAAACCCGGGGGCGGGGGTAATGTGGTCGATGATACACAGAACTACATTGAGCCGGATTTTGAAGTTTATTATCAACCTGCCGCACGTGATCAGAATGGGCAAGAACGGGAGGGAGACTTTGTTATTCAGTTAAATAATGGAAATGTACCACCGTTGCGTATTTCTCCACGTTACAAAGAGATGTGGGATGATCTGAAGAAGAAGAAAAAGAAAAGCAAGCAAAATAAAGAGACGAAAAACTTTATTAAGAGCAAGATTGAATCAGCGCAATGGTTTATTGATTCTATTCGTCAGCGACAAAATACGTTGATGAATACCATGCAAACCATTGTAGCCCTTCAAGAGAACTTCTTTAAACATGGAGAGGGATTAAAACCGATGATCCTCAAAGATATTGCGGATCGGGTTAATCTGGATATTTCTACTATTTCTCGTGTAGTTAATGGCAAATATGTTCAAACACACTTTGGTGTATTTGAGTTGAAGTATTTCTTTAGTGAGGGGCTGGAAACAGTAGATGGGGAAGAGGTATCGAGCCGAGAGGTTAAGAATGCGGTACAGGAAATTGTTGACAATGAAGACAAACAGAAACCACTGAGTGATCAAGCTATTGCTGATAAACTAAAAAGTCAGGGATATAAGGTAGCAAGACGAACAGTAAGCAAGTATCGTGAGAAGCTGAATATTCCGGTGGCACGTCTTCGTAAGCAGATTTGCTAA
- a CDS encoding DUF3109 family protein: protein MFRVRNTILSEDIATAKFACDLPKCKGACCVVGDAGAPVSKDEVSKLEKAYKLLKGKLHPQAQKTVEENGVVYETVSGGRRLSCRDNEECVFVSYEDDVAYCAIQHAFIKGDIDWEKPLSCHLYPIRLKKIAGVEYANFDYVEKLCGTACTKGEQEGVYLSEFLKESLIRRYNNSWYNEFKKSCKEIRNKNEGATEV, encoded by the coding sequence ATGTTTCGAGTTCGAAATACCATATTATCTGAGGATATTGCTACGGCAAAATTTGCTTGTGATTTACCCAAGTGTAAGGGGGCATGTTGCGTAGTTGGAGATGCCGGTGCGCCCGTGTCGAAAGATGAGGTTTCGAAGCTTGAAAAAGCATATAAATTGTTAAAAGGTAAATTACATCCCCAAGCTCAAAAGACAGTGGAAGAAAATGGAGTTGTGTATGAAACGGTATCTGGGGGACGACGACTGTCTTGTCGAGATAACGAAGAATGTGTATTTGTCTCATATGAAGATGATGTAGCCTATTGTGCTATTCAGCATGCATTTATAAAGGGTGATATTGATTGGGAAAAACCGTTGAGTTGTCACTTATATCCTATTCGCCTAAAGAAAATTGCAGGAGTTGAATATGCTAATTTCGATTACGTGGAAAAGCTTTGTGGAACTGCTTGTACAAAAGGAGAACAGGAAGGAGTTTATTTGTCTGAGTTTTTAAAAGAATCTTTAATTCGTAGGTATAACAATAGCTGGTATAATGAGTTTAAGAAGTCCTGTAAAGAAATTAGAAATAAAAACGAAGGGGCTACTGAAGTATGA
- the dprA gene encoding DNA-processing protein DprA, protein MNLKKSSGRNYKILNLQEKTYDPPVREFVALHLMDNLGAQRIRLLLQSVAHPQLIFRLERHELESIRGIGPKTADEVVTFNRWDEVDDILKKTDATGADIMTYWDDDYPSLLREIYDPPLLLWIKGDRKVLDNTSLAIVGTRKAGEYAIDIAKKFSKKLVEHGLTIISGLAYGVDGAAHRATLSAGGTTVAVLGSGIDWIYPSDHKGLASDIIKNKGAIISEFPLGTAPEMGNFPVRNRIVSGMTLGTLVVASGLEGGSMITAKSALDQNREVFVIPHPIGHPNAIGCNSLIKRGMGKLVQNVEDILTEVEVHISPDTTTGDSKEAVLEKKWKSQELGILATEICEKLEEDSLHIDQLAKQMGKPTHQLMAKLLELEMEGYVRQSAGQNFEIL, encoded by the coding sequence ATGAACTTAAAGAAATCATCTGGGAGAAATTACAAGATATTGAATCTACAAGAGAAGACGTATGATCCACCGGTTAGAGAATTTGTAGCCCTACACCTAATGGATAATCTGGGTGCGCAACGCATCCGATTGTTATTGCAGTCTGTCGCCCATCCACAACTAATTTTTAGGTTAGAAAGGCATGAGCTAGAGTCTATTCGAGGGATTGGGCCTAAAACAGCTGACGAAGTGGTTACCTTTAACCGATGGGATGAGGTCGATGATATCCTTAAAAAGACCGATGCTACCGGAGCAGATATAATGACTTACTGGGATGATGATTATCCTTCGTTGCTCCGTGAAATTTACGATCCTCCACTTCTGCTTTGGATCAAAGGGGATAGAAAAGTTTTGGATAACACCAGTCTTGCGATAGTGGGTACCAGGAAAGCCGGAGAATATGCTATTGATATAGCCAAAAAGTTTTCAAAAAAACTGGTGGAACATGGTTTGACAATAATCAGTGGATTAGCATATGGTGTTGATGGTGCTGCCCATCGGGCAACCCTATCGGCAGGCGGGACAACAGTAGCAGTGTTGGGCTCCGGCATTGATTGGATCTATCCCAGTGATCATAAAGGTTTGGCATCTGATATTATAAAGAACAAAGGAGCTATTATTTCGGAATTTCCCTTGGGCACAGCTCCGGAAATGGGTAATTTTCCGGTACGAAATCGCATTGTCAGTGGCATGACGCTTGGTACCTTAGTGGTGGCTTCGGGCCTGGAAGGGGGAAGTATGATAACAGCAAAGTCTGCGCTGGATCAAAATAGAGAAGTATTTGTAATTCCTCATCCCATAGGTCATCCTAATGCTATAGGCTGTAATAGTTTAATCAAAAGGGGGATGGGCAAGCTGGTACAGAATGTCGAAGATATCTTAACAGAAGTTGAGGTTCATATTTCCCCTGATACTACCACCGGGGATAGTAAAGAAGCCGTTTTAGAAAAGAAATGGAAATCACAAGAGTTAGGTATTTTAGCTACTGAAATATGTGAGAAGTTGGAAGAGGATTCTCTGCATATTGATCAGTTGGCAAAGCAGATGGGTAAACCAACCCACCAATTGATGGCAAAGCTTTTAGAGCTCGAAATGGAGGGGTATGTTCGCCAAAGTGCCGGCCAAAACTTTGAGATACTTTAA
- the obgE gene encoding GTPase ObgE — MGRVQFADYAKIYVTGGNGGPGSVHFRREKYVPRGGPDGGDGGDGGDVIVRGNEQLNTLLDLRYRKYVNAKDGNRGGSSKKKGKSGDDEILEAPLGCVIYDADTKERLGEITEHDQEIVVAEGGKGGLGNWHFRTATNQTPRHAQDGEEGEERAIEIELKLIADVGLVGFPNAGKSTLLSAMSGAKPKIDSYPFTTLSPNLGVVTMPDYRTFVMADIPGIIEEAHEGRGLGIQFLRHIERNNLLLFMVSSQQDIEYEYQALLDEVRQYRADLLDKPRILAITKMDLVENYELDEEKKVDLDIPVVEISSATNYHIDELKEIIWEKLQDIESTREDV; from the coding sequence ATGGGACGAGTTCAGTTTGCCGATTACGCAAAAATATATGTTACCGGTGGAAACGGCGGACCGGGATCAGTACATTTTCGAAGAGAAAAGTATGTGCCTCGTGGTGGTCCAGATGGGGGAGATGGCGGTGATGGCGGTGATGTGATTGTAAGAGGAAACGAGCAGCTTAATACCCTCTTAGATCTCCGGTACCGAAAGTATGTAAATGCCAAAGACGGAAATCGGGGGGGATCCAGTAAAAAGAAAGGAAAATCGGGGGATGACGAAATCCTGGAAGCACCCTTAGGTTGTGTGATCTATGATGCCGATACCAAGGAGCGGTTAGGTGAGATTACTGAACATGATCAAGAGATTGTTGTGGCTGAAGGAGGCAAGGGGGGGCTTGGCAATTGGCATTTTAGAACAGCTACTAATCAAACTCCCCGCCATGCACAGGATGGGGAAGAGGGAGAAGAACGAGCCATAGAGATTGAGCTGAAGCTAATTGCTGATGTTGGACTTGTAGGCTTTCCTAATGCTGGTAAAAGCACTTTGCTATCAGCGATGTCGGGAGCCAAACCCAAGATCGACTCCTATCCTTTTACTACCCTTTCTCCGAATCTTGGAGTAGTAACGATGCCAGACTACCGCACCTTTGTAATGGCAGATATCCCGGGTATTATTGAGGAAGCACATGAGGGACGGGGACTGGGAATACAGTTTTTGCGCCATATTGAACGGAATAATCTATTGCTTTTTATGGTGAGCTCTCAGCAAGATATCGAGTATGAATACCAAGCCCTGTTAGATGAGGTTCGTCAATATCGGGCAGATTTGTTGGATAAACCCAGAATACTTGCTATCACGAAAATGGATCTGGTGGAGAATTATGAGCTTGATGAAGAGAAAAAAGTAGATTTAGATATCCCGGTAGTTGAAATTTCGTCTGCAACTAACTACCATATAGATGAACTTAAAGAAATCATCTGGGAGAAATTACAAGATATTGAATCTACAAGAGAAGACGTATGA
- a CDS encoding S9 family peptidase, with the protein MRKLLFLFLLCGWIIQPVQSQQKKEITFDNVVNGTFSPSGIQQVNWMQDGQYYTAVERTKRDIELRKYNILTGDYEVLVTTSDLKVEGRSKPILIQGYQFSADETKILIKTDVERIWRRSTREHYFIYNLKTENTQKLTQSTKKQQYAKLSPSGDKAAFVQDNNLYLVNLKSGEEKAITTDGKFNHIINGATDWVYEEEFGIARAWYWSPDGEKIAFYRFDESRVKEFFMTDWGDLYPGLTRFKYPKAGEKNSVVKIGVYDLKQDKTTWMDVGSENDQYIPRINWTKDSDLLAIRRMNRLQNKQDLMLADVKSGQTEIIKTETSDAWIDVNDNLKFLKNGEQFIYTSEESGYNHIYLYNMSGERIRQITEGDWEVTNYLGYSEDNGKIYYVSTEESSLERHLYSVNIDGSGKKKLTDGTGWNRINMSRDYKYYIETSSAPQSPPQYTLHKGSGEKVRVLEDNQELEDTLTKYAMPSKEYIEIPLEQATLNAYILKPHDFDPKKKYPVLFYVYGGPGSQTVSKRYGGSQRPTWHRYLTEQDYIVVSVDNRGTGARGRDFEKQVYKKLGQYEVQDQIASAKYLIDEYNFIDESRLGIWGWSYGGYMSSLVLAQANDIFSTAIAVAPVTNWKYYDTIYTERFMQTPQMNPEGYKKGSPLTYAGQIKGEYLLVHGTGDDNVHFQNAVEMVDKLIAEDVQFETMYYPNRSHGIYGGNTRNHLFKMLNNFIIDNL; encoded by the coding sequence ATGAGAAAGCTTTTATTTCTGTTTCTATTATGCGGTTGGATTATACAGCCGGTACAGTCACAGCAAAAGAAAGAAATCACATTCGATAATGTAGTAAATGGAACTTTTTCTCCCTCGGGTATCCAACAGGTTAACTGGATGCAAGACGGACAGTATTATACGGCTGTAGAGCGTACAAAAAGAGATATTGAGCTTCGTAAATATAATATCCTAACTGGAGATTATGAGGTATTGGTTACTACTTCTGACCTTAAGGTTGAAGGGCGTAGCAAGCCTATTTTAATTCAAGGATACCAGTTTTCTGCAGATGAGACTAAGATCTTGATAAAAACTGATGTAGAGCGTATCTGGCGTCGCAGTACCCGTGAACATTATTTTATTTATAATCTTAAAACGGAGAATACCCAGAAGCTTACACAGTCAACCAAGAAACAACAATATGCCAAGCTATCTCCCTCTGGTGATAAGGCTGCTTTTGTTCAAGACAATAATTTGTACCTCGTAAATCTTAAAAGCGGTGAAGAGAAAGCTATTACAACTGACGGGAAGTTTAATCACATTATTAATGGAGCTACCGATTGGGTGTATGAAGAAGAATTTGGTATTGCGCGGGCATGGTATTGGTCTCCTGATGGAGAAAAAATTGCATTCTATCGATTTGATGAAAGCCGGGTAAAAGAATTTTTTATGACCGATTGGGGAGACCTGTATCCTGGTTTAACACGTTTTAAATACCCTAAAGCCGGTGAAAAGAATTCAGTTGTAAAGATTGGAGTTTATGACTTAAAGCAAGATAAAACCACTTGGATGGATGTCGGTTCAGAAAATGACCAGTATATTCCTCGAATTAACTGGACAAAAGATTCTGACCTATTAGCGATTCGTCGCATGAATCGTCTGCAAAACAAACAGGACCTTATGTTGGCTGATGTGAAATCGGGCCAAACAGAAATTATCAAAACAGAGACCAGCGATGCCTGGATTGATGTTAACGATAATCTTAAGTTCCTGAAAAATGGAGAGCAGTTTATCTATACCAGTGAAGAGTCCGGTTATAATCATATTTATTTGTACAATATGTCGGGTGAACGTATTCGACAGATAACCGAAGGGGATTGGGAAGTAACCAACTACCTGGGCTATAGCGAAGATAATGGCAAGATTTACTATGTGAGTACTGAGGAATCTTCTTTAGAACGTCACTTGTACAGTGTTAATATTGATGGGAGTGGTAAGAAAAAGCTGACTGATGGCACGGGTTGGAATCGTATTAACATGAGTCGTGATTATAAATACTATATTGAGACTTCTTCAGCGCCTCAATCTCCGCCACAATATACCCTGCATAAGGGCAGTGGAGAAAAAGTACGTGTTTTAGAAGACAATCAGGAGTTGGAGGATACCCTCACTAAATATGCTATGCCGTCAAAAGAGTATATCGAGATCCCCCTTGAGCAAGCTACATTAAATGCATACATCCTTAAACCTCACGACTTCGACCCGAAAAAGAAGTACCCGGTCTTATTTTATGTATATGGCGGTCCGGGCAGCCAGACTGTATCTAAGCGTTATGGGGGGAGTCAACGTCCTACATGGCACCGATACCTGACAGAACAAGACTATATTGTTGTAAGTGTTGATAATCGAGGAACCGGGGCTCGCGGTCGTGATTTTGAAAAACAGGTATATAAGAAACTGGGACAGTACGAGGTTCAAGACCAGATTGCATCCGCAAAGTACTTAATTGATGAATACAATTTTATTGATGAGTCTCGTTTAGGCATCTGGGGATGGAGTTACGGAGGATATATGTCGAGCTTGGTTCTGGCCCAAGCTAACGATATCTTTAGTACGGCTATTGCTGTTGCACCGGTAACCAACTGGAAGTATTACGATACCATTTATACCGAGCGTTTTATGCAGACGCCACAGATGAATCCCGAAGGATATAAAAAAGGATCGCCCTTAACTTATGCGGGACAGATTAAGGGTGAGTACTTGTTAGTCCATGGAACGGGGGATGATAATGTCCATTTCCAGAATGCAGTTGAAATGGTTGATAAACTTATAGCTGAAGATGTGCAGTTCGAAACAATGTACTATCCGAATAGAAGTCACGGTATCTATGGTGGAAATACCCGTAACCATCTGTTTAAAATGCTTAATAACTTTATTATAGACAATCTCTAG
- the accD gene encoding acetyl-CoA carboxylase, carboxyltransferase subunit beta has product MAWFKRKDKNIQTDQRKDMPEGVWVKVPKTGETVHRRELEDNLWVDPLSGYHFRIGSEEYFSFLFDDGEFEDIGQEIQPTDPLEFEDRKKYSDRLEEYQEKTGLSDAVRVGVGKMNDLDVVITCMDFSFIGGSMGSVVGERIGMAIDHARENKKPLIIISQSGGARMMESVLSLMQMAKTSAKLAQLEEEGVPYISLMTNPTTGGVTASFAMLGDFNIAEPEALIGFAGPRVIRQTIGRDLPEGFQRSEYLLDHGFLDFITPRNKIKGKLTQLLKILLHKYEE; this is encoded by the coding sequence ATGGCTTGGTTTAAGAGAAAAGATAAGAATATACAGACGGATCAGCGAAAGGATATGCCGGAAGGTGTTTGGGTAAAAGTACCCAAAACCGGAGAAACTGTTCACCGTCGAGAATTGGAGGACAATCTGTGGGTAGACCCGCTGAGCGGATACCACTTTCGGATTGGGAGTGAAGAATATTTTTCTTTCCTATTTGATGACGGGGAGTTTGAAGATATTGGCCAGGAAATTCAGCCAACTGATCCCCTGGAGTTTGAAGATCGTAAGAAATACAGTGATCGTCTGGAAGAATATCAGGAAAAGACGGGTCTGTCTGATGCAGTACGCGTTGGAGTTGGAAAGATGAATGATCTGGATGTGGTTATTACCTGTATGGACTTCAGTTTTATTGGTGGTAGCATGGGGTCTGTAGTTGGTGAACGTATTGGTATGGCTATTGATCACGCCCGGGAAAACAAGAAACCACTTATTATTATTTCACAGTCGGGAGGGGCACGGATGATGGAGAGTGTACTCAGCCTCATGCAGATGGCTAAAACGTCTGCAAAACTTGCTCAACTAGAAGAAGAAGGCGTTCCCTATATTTCATTGATGACCAATCCAACTACCGGTGGAGTTACCGCTAGTTTTGCTATGTTGGGTGATTTTAATATAGCAGAACCAGAGGCACTTATCGGTTTTGCGGGACCTCGTGTAATTCGCCAGACCATTGGCCGTGATCTGCCAGAAGGTTTCCAGCGGTCAGAATATTTGCTTGATCATGGATTTCTGGATTTTATTACGCCACGTAACAAAATTAAGGGCAAGCTTACCCAATTGTTAAAGATATTACTTCACAAATACGAGGAGTAG
- the tsaB gene encoding tRNA (adenosine(37)-N6)-threonylcarbamoyltransferase complex dimerization subunit type 1 TsaB, with product MPMLLAIETATNVCSVAFCNDEGSTYEQRVEERGTHSETLFRFIEQLKQDHGFIVRELEAVLLSQGPGSYTGLRIGASAVKGLLFDTEVPLYGINTLASFAMQAFSNNDDLQTIHSIIDARRVHVYHQQFDVKDGILSTNDEVEVIPIEGFEGMVRKGDAIIGTGLPRINDQVTNKTTTFGADAITAKSLIKLYQAGAEPFIEQASPASYEPKYYTSNQVR from the coding sequence ATGCCCATGCTTTTGGCTATTGAAACAGCAACAAATGTTTGTTCTGTTGCTTTTTGTAACGATGAAGGATCCACATATGAACAACGGGTAGAAGAGCGTGGTACGCACTCTGAGACGCTTTTTCGGTTTATAGAACAATTAAAGCAAGACCATGGTTTTATAGTTCGTGAACTTGAGGCTGTACTGCTAAGCCAAGGGCCTGGTTCTTATACCGGTCTGCGAATTGGAGCGAGTGCGGTAAAAGGGCTGTTGTTTGATACGGAGGTTCCTTTGTATGGCATTAACACCTTGGCGTCTTTTGCTATGCAGGCATTTTCAAACAATGATGATTTGCAAACGATACATAGTATAATTGATGCCCGGCGCGTGCACGTTTATCATCAACAGTTTGATGTAAAGGATGGGATACTGAGCACCAATGACGAGGTGGAGGTCATCCCCATTGAAGGATTTGAAGGAATGGTTCGGAAGGGTGATGCCATTATTGGTACCGGCTTACCAAGAATTAATGACCAGGTAACGAATAAGACAACTACCTTTGGGGCCGACGCCATTACTGCAAAGTCACTCATTAAACTCTACCAGGCAGGGGCTGAACCTTTCATTGAACAAGCCAGTCCCGCATCTTATGAACCAAAATACTATACTTCTAATCAGGTGAGATGA